The region GGAGCATTGGCCTTGGCGTCCAATCCAGTATTTCATGCTCGAACGAAACACATTGAGGTTGATATTTACTTCATCCGAGAAAAGGTAACTAACCGAGACATTCAACTGCGCTATTTGTCTACCATTGAACAAGTTGCAGACATTTTTACTAAAGGACATACTGCTGATCGGTTTTGTTACCTTCGGGACAAACTAAGGGTTGTACCTCCCCTCAGTTTGAGGGGGGGTGTTAAGGAAGGTCATGCAGAGGAAGAAGATTACTGCAATACAGGGGAGGAAGATTACAGCAAGAGAGAAAAGTTGAGTAACGGCTAGTCATTGTGTGGTCTGCTACTACTAGTTCTGAGACAACCTTGTGACATGCCAAATCACAATCATTTTCCAAGGCAAACAACAGCTACGACTAGAGGCTACTGCCACCTGCATTTCCAAGATTCAAGGATCCTTGTTTTCTGCATTGATCTCTCTGCCTCTTACATTTAATCAACATAGTTTTCTGTTATGTAATCTGCATAGGATCATGGtctgattttatttattcttgacACTTAGTTTTAGACTTTTGTTTGTATTCAGCTCATTGAGCTTAACAGTGTAACTCTTGAGGATtataaataagaacaaaatcTCTGACTTTGGTAAGCAACCAAGCAGAGTTCCTTTAATCCTTTTCAGAGAGGTCTCTTGGTCGGCGATGGGCGGCTGCTCTCCGGGCGGCTTTGGCGGTAGGGGTTGGGCGGAGGATTTTGGaagagagagattttgaaaattttggagaaaaaaagtGGGAAAAGTGGAGGGGAGTTAGGACTGTGTGTTTTAGAAGttgaactgatttttttttttcaaaggaaGTGCCACGTGGGCACCAAAGTCGGACGATAGTGGGATGAGAGTGAGCCGGATAGACGAACTCTATCTACAGTAGAAAGGCTATTTTTATGGCCAACCATAGAATAAAGGAGTGTCTTGGAATAGCTAAAGAAAACCATACCAAGCTCCACCATTCTACAATTGGAAGCTTATGTCTAGGTTCCTCCCAAGTCCCTCTACTTGAGTTACCATTAGAATTAGAAGTTACCCATAAAGGAATGTCTCGGTCTCCAAACTGAACGATATGAAGGCTGCTTTGAATCTTTACTAACGCATCAGATCTTGCAGGAAGCCAATTCCAATTATTGCTTCTAATAACACTCGAAAGTTTATGTTCGTGGCATGCTGTACATGTTTGTTGGTACTTACCACTCATCGTTTTTTCTCTGGCCTGCATCCTGTATAGGAATATCCTTTGTGATTACAGTAGCTCTCAATCGTCATATGACTGCTTAACGAAGAaaaaaagcattagaaaattgcagattttttttgataggGTATTCTTGCATGTTCTTTAGATTAGATTCCCCAAAGCGTTAGAATCCTATCTTTTTACATATTTCTTCTCAAACATGACTATATCTTGGTTCTGGTGTTTTATTAAGTATTGATCAATAATGTTGGAGAaactgttatatatatttagcaGCAGATGGTAACCTGTGTGTGTTAATTCCAAGTTTCTAGCATATAGGGAATGACATCACATTTGGACAGATGCTAGGGCCTTCTATTTTCTCCTAATGTATATACCCCGCGTCTCATTTAGTTTTAGGTACTTGGCTTCAAACCCTTGCTGTTTTAAAGAATCACAAAATTCAAATGTGTGCTATCTAGCTTCTAGGTAAAGCTTGCTGCTTATTAATCTCCCTCTTCTTCATCccttctcttatatatatttatatatatttcaaatcaGGTCTTGGAGTCAACAGATCATATAAACTCATGCAAACCGATCAGCCGCACTGATCCTTCATATAAAGAAACATTAGAATTTTTGCAGAAGATGAGAGCCCGATATAAATGAAGAGATGATTTTGCTCTGAGTTCTGTACATCAAATTTGTTTAAGTACTCAATAGGAACTTCTGGAGCTGGCATTGACTCTGGTGGTTAAACATAAATATAGAAGCTGCAGAAGACAAATTTTGATAGTTGCAAGTGCATTAATTCATCGGCCAAGTCTGGCAGCCTGTGTATGTCAGAATACTAACCTATCGAGATAATGGCTGTGGACATGGTGGACTCGATCGTTATCCAATTCGTTCTGCACAacagaatttttaattttttaattcttcaatttttttttaatttttttttgtacatcatCCGTATTATAAGTTCCTCCCTCTTTCTCCAGTTGTATGTactccaaaagaaagaaaaaggaaagtgaAGATAAATCAACTCTTCTTTCATTGCTTTGGTGTGGTGAGTTTATAGTGATCATAAACTTGGAAAAAAGAAGGCCAGACCTCTCGCATGCAAATGTGGAGGTCTCTTTTTAATCAAGAGTCATGCTAACTGCTAAGGATGCTACAGATTTTTACTAGAAATTTCTTTATAAACTGAAACGACATTTTATAATTAGTGAATTGATTAAgctaaaaagttattttgatgAGTTTACTATGAATGCTTTTATaacttttctttccaaatgATGTGCAGCACTACTTGATAAAGAACGACTTGTAGTGCAGTTGCATGGCACTACTTTAGGGCATTCACATCTGGTTAGCTATCTTTTTATTCTATCTAAAATTCTGAATGCAGCCCTTCCAAAATTAACCACTCCGATTTATGCATCCTTACTTGGACGATCTAGGCTAGTGAAATATCCGAAGGTGGTGGGGAAGCATGGTCGGACGACAACGAGCACGTGTTTCTTGGGTTTATGCGGTAGTTCAGGCGGTGGCCGTGAGCATTCGTTTCTGATGAGCACAgcattgagagagaaagagagagtaaagagagtatatttaaatggtatagagaGAATAGATAATCTGACGTGCTGGATTATAGAAtatactactactactactattataataataataataataataataataataatagccaACTTGATCGTCTTTCTTAAGGCTGCAGACAACTAGCAAATAGAAACTCCAAAAGCAGAagatggtttttctttttccctttctttctcaATGGTGAGAAGAACAGTAATGTTAAAATTTGAGCAGCATGGATCAGCGAATGACTGAGCTAATACTTGTTCGAAAATCAGATTTCTGTTTGTTAATACAGACAGGTTAATCAGATTTCGGTTTGCTAGTACGTTTTACAACAAATTGGTCAATAATCCTAACAGTATGAAGTGGGTCCTGCTGTGCAACAGCTGCAATCCATTTGCTGGGGGTCTTTCTACGGTGACTCAATACCTTAGGTTTATCTTTTTGCTCCGTTTCCCATTTGGTATCCACCTCCCATTCCTTCGGGACCTGCATGTCAAACATACACTTTCATTCAAGACTAGGCTGGAACAACCCATTTGAACCAACCAATCGATCTAAACTCCATGCTATATTTCTTACCTCATCAACGGCGAGGGTGAAAACTTGAAGATCACCATTGGGTTTGATATGGAATCGCGTGAATGCCTTGTAATCGGCAATCCTAAGAGAGGAGAAGGCCTCATCATAGTGCAAGTTAAACCAGTTGATGCAGACGTACAAGTAGCTCCCAAACACAAAGGAAACTGCGGGGGTTGACAAGACCCAGAAATAAAGGAAGACACAAGCGTAATAAATTATGGCACCCCATCGAGACATGGATTCCATCCCATTGGCGCAAATATTGCTCCGCGCCACAGCCATGAGCTGACAGTAAATTTCATAAGAAGCATCAATAAatatgttggtacagtttccggtatggtgtgaatctgcacgttcctttgatgttcccCACGCTTCTCAatgattctgcaaaacaacaaaaactagggacccttccgggggtcccgctccgatgcctaagttagcttctgtgagagaaataatgctctatgcataaaattgagactttcgtttatacctggggtatgggcctatttataggcatagaggtggagtcaaacctggattaggactcctgctccttatTGATCTaaaactgctgtccgagttctaattggacttcaatcatttactagacttctaattggatatcttcttagacttccaatctgatatcttcttagacttctgatctgacatcttcttagacttctgatctgatatcttcttagacctctgatgtgatcattattcttatcttatcattattcttatatgtttggacctatttgacttttgaatcttctctttggatcgggttgagtgggatttatccccaacagttaccccccaattcccttatccgaagcttgcttgaataatgggaattccatgtctaaggaaacccgatctttgtctccttctgaaaacctgctaacctgcaaaacccgagggttaaatccgaccccccgagaagtttcttcttgctcttggctaggactgatccgagatgctcctttctctcggctaggactgatccgagactctcggctaggactgatccgagagttttcttcttggtctcggctaggactgatccgagactctcctTCTCtgctaggattgatccgagaagtttttcttgctctcggctaggactgatccgagaggctccttctcggctaggactgatccgagaagtttttcttgctctcggctaggactgatccgagaggctccttctcggctatgactgatccgagaagttgttcttgctctcgactaggactgatccgagaggctccttctcggctaggactgatccgagaagttgttcttgatctcggctaggactgatccgagaggctccttctcggctaggactgatccgagaagtttttcttgctctcggctaggactgatccgagaggctccttctcggctaggactgatccgagaagttgttcttgctctcggctaggactgatccgagaggctccttctcggctaggactgatccgagaagttgttcttgctctcggctaggactgatccgagaggctccttctcggctaggactgatccgagaagtttttcttgctctcggctaggactgatccgagaggctccttctcggctaggactgatccgagaagttgttcttgctctcggctaggactgatccgagaggctccttctcggctaggactgatccgagaagtttttcttgctctcggctaggactggtccgagaggctccttctcggctaggactgatccgagaagttgttcttgctctcgactaggactgatccgagaggctccttctcggctaggactgatccgagaggctccttctcggctaggactgatccgagaagttgttcttgctctcggctagaactgatccgagactctcggctaggactgatccgagagtttttccctgcaaaagaaacaacatcaacgggttcctggtccttagaccgggaacactccgatgcttaagtcagctttattcatttattctgaaaatacttattcccaaaatctggggaattttctgtctaacctgaattaaaaataaaagtctagttctttgcaaatataaatactaaaaaataaaagcaagcctgaaattcccgagagtcctttttatgggatcacgggcagatactgctgttgcctcggctctctatgctgtgggcttctgcttcttcggtcctctcttctttctatgtcatctcggggagcattctcttgatgcctttcgtctagctgaggacggtctcggggatagtaatcccgtggctgttgatctcggggctgatagtcctgatgattccgaggcctgttatttccttgatggttccgtcgctctcccaagaaccgaaccaacTTGCCATTCtttttgaattcttctattaacaaccttagggttacgcacccctcggtgtaatgacctgcttgtttatgaaaatcacaatacttccctgcattcctataaggaggattacctggtatcttttgcggttcccgaaacgccggatctctcttgatctccatgaggacttctgatatctcggcattgagaggtgtaaagttgtaatctttgaacttctttacctgtctctgctcttcccaatcagctttcttgagttctttccttttcttttctggggctgtctctcgaggtagtctagaactggccatagacttcagcgtctcttcctgattgatgaattcttctaccttatccatgaggccctgcaaggtactcggttgcttccggatcaacttcttcatcaaaggctcctcgggtgaaattccctgataaatggcagcaaaaatcatatcctcggtcggatcttcgaccgtagccttctctcggttgaaccgagccataaactccttaagactctcattgccttgctggtgcaatgatagcaaatatcccgaaggcttcttccttgtccggaaagccaagaactccgttaggaatatcttggacaattccttgaactgatcaacggaattcgggggcagcttcctgaaccagtctcgggcattccccgaaagagtaagagggaaggcccgacatgctacttcatcgggtgtcccgtgaaggtctagatgagctttgaaattctctaggtgatccaagggatctctgtctcctgcataacttagaatttggggtaccttaaacttatcgggaagctgatagtctgccacccgtctggtgaagggtgagtctgtacccattaggagcttgtccaccattacggatctgcctttgtcctttctttccatctccatgtacgtgcaccttctctccagctcggcaataattctgctcagatctccttggcggtcatcctccctccgaggattaatgttgctattgtgatcttcttcctcacgctcatccctgttcatctcgggattgggctgtctcgtcctcatgcgtaacaattctgcatttaagtcttcaatctgggcttccaacgctgctatgcgatcttgatctccaccccccgggggagggttcggtggaggctgcaaattattctgaatagccggttcctgtggggccacgggctgtcgattggtctggcttccggaacgtgtgttcatcaccatgctggatcttctttttcttttatgaggaacgaataatcgtttcccacagacggcgccaaactgttggtacagtttccggtatggtgtgaatctgcacgttcctttgatgttcccCACGCTTCTCAatgattctgcaaaacaacaaaaactagggacccttccgggggtcccgctccgatgcctaagttagcttctgtgagagaaataatgctctatgcataaaattgagactttcgtttatacctggggtatgggcctatttataggcatagaggtggagtcaaacctggattaggactcctgctccttattgatctagaactgctgtccgagttctaattggacttcaatcatttactagacttctaattggatatcttcttagacttccaatctgatatcttcttagacttctgatctgacatcttcttagacttctgatctgatatcttcttagacctctgatgtgatcattattcttatcttatcattattcttatctgtttggacctatttgacttttgaatcttctctttggatcgggttgagtgggatttatccccaacaaaatATTTCTGGAACAAGGAGATCAGCGTTTCGCCCTTCTTACTGTAGAGAAATACGGTGTCCAAATATTAGGAACAACCGATTCTCAAGTAGTGCAACAAAGTTACACTAGTCCAAGGACtcacaaccaaaaataaaagagagatcaaaactaaatggaaaatgtacttcttatttatgaaataatacaacaataaaaaaaacttgGGTTGGATAACACTTGCACAAGATAGAAGAAGGTTTTTGTGGGATATGATGGAATGAGAGACTTGGAAGCATGCTTAGGgtatatataagggttagggAAGGGTTCTAGAGTATTCTTACACTTAACTTAAGAAGATAAGCATGACTTTTCATGTGACCAAGGAAGAACAACGAATTTGTACATGAAATGATAATAAAGTTCCTTGGGAAAGTATAAGATTGTATTGAAAGATGAAGTGGGTTGAAATTGTTGAATGAGGGTAGTGATGGTTAGATGACCAAGGTAGAAGATGGTAGGGTGGAAAGGTTAAGAAGGaaagaatgacatgtgtcatccatCATGTGTAAGTGAGTCCCtccacatttaaaattacattaattccTCACTACATCactcaaaataagaaaattaataactgtggattctagaaaatacacttttaaaatttaacactTACCTCTGGCACATCAAATGCAGACATGAGATACTTGATACCTGCCGGATAAAGGCCAAATGTCCATTGTTTTATATGAGCTAGAATGCGAGATGGTACTGGAAAGTGCCGAGGAAATACCGATCGGTACCACCAATATAAAGAGTCATAGCCTGATCAAGAAAACATATAGTTATatgttttgagatttttttctttctcgatCCTGTCACTCAAGTAAGAGATCCTTAATCAAcccattgtgtgtgtgtgtgtatatatatatatatatagattgtgACATAAATCGATCGATTTTACCTTATATAATTAAAGTGTGATGAAAAGTGAAAACGTTGTTTGAATGTAACGTTAACGCATATATGagataaaataaggaaaaacttGCCTGAAGTTGCTAGTAGTCTATGCCGGACAAACGTCTCAACAACCAGTTCCAAAGCCAGCATAAGAACTAGAGCTACGGCCAGGTGCGCACAAACATGGAGAATTCCGATGATTACACGTGTCCTCCATGATACTTTGGAGGGAACAAATGCAATTGCTATAATCTGCAGTAGTATAGCACCTCCTAGAGACACATAAGAGTGCTCCAGCATGTATATGAAAGCACTCCACAATGTGCCAGAGAAACTCCACAAGAAACCCGAGAGTGAATCTACTTGACAGATGTGATCAAGCTTACACTAAAGAtagacaaacaaacaaacaaaattaaactttaTAGGCGGCCTGTTTAAGTTCATAAGTTGTTTCAATTCAAGAGATTTATAAAGAGAGGGTCCTAATTAATTTgaataaggaaaaatataaaacatctTCTTGCAGCTGAGTAATCGCGATTTTAATTTACTCAGttttttaaatcttaattttaacttcttttaagtttttcaccTTTCTCCCTTCATAATCGCCCAAAACTGCTTACGTGGCATTAAACGGGTTAATGCATAAGCAATTTTGTATATGCATGATtcaaaacaatatataatttttactttattcaaaaaaaaagaagaaccaaaaaagaagaagaaagatagaTGGAGTGGCCATTGAGCAACGGGGGTTGCTCATGTGACCACCCCAACGAAAGGGTGGCTCGTGCGGCCACCTTAACTAAAGTGTGGCTCGTGCGATTAACTCAAACAAAGTAATGACTTACACTGCCACTCTAAACATGTAGGATGAAGTCAACCCCTTTGATTGGGGTGGCCGTGTGAGTCACCACCTAGTTGGGGTGGCTGCACAAGCTACCCTTTTATTATAATAAAACATGACTATATATATCTTGTGTGACCAACCCAAACAAAGTGATGGTTTATGCAATCTCGTACCCCAAAAACAGGGGGTGAAGTCAACCCTTTGATTGGGGTGGCCATGTGAGCCACCGCCTCTAGTTGGGGTGGCTGTGCAAGCTCTCCTTTTATTAAGGGGTGGCTCCTCCACCTCTCtcgctgattttttttttgttttgttttgtttttttaataaaattaaaaaaatatatatatatatatatataactgatgTGGAAAAGGTGGCTACCTGGAGCATTTTTGGACGGAACGAGGAAAGgggaaaatacaaaaaactgaAGAAGTTAAAAATCGAGAAAGTAAATTAAAATCGCAGGAAATTATTGTATATTTTCCCTTAGAATAATCATATGATCGGAGGAGAGCAGAAATTTACCTGTGGGAACATGGAAAAgactaatataaaatatataatgccACCCATAAAATCAAATTGCCAATTCTCCCTTCGGAAATTCTTAATATTTCGTTTGGCAAGCTGCACGAAATCAATATGAACACCAATCAAAATGGAATGCTATAATTAAGATgtcaaaaatggaaaaagagaaaataaatgtgaTCAGCTTGCAGAAGCATATACGTACCGTTCTTGATAACTTGAAAGAAGGATAAGCGGATTCAAGCTTGTAGGAGACTCCATGAGATTGAGTAAAATCACGAAAGACATGGGTGGGATGCGCAAATGCTCCACCACAACCATTTACAAGTAGATGTTGCGCATAAACCGACTTGGAATCTGGAAGCTGCTCCGAGCTGTGGCGCATATAGTGATGTATGTCCCCAGCAATTCGAAGCTTACACCTTTCTTTCAAAATCCCACATATCAGCTCTGAcaccaaattattatttctcGAACCACCATTTTCGTACCACTCAACAAGCCAATCCGGTTGGTGTGTCATGATGATCACACTCTCTTTCCCTCCAacctttattaattaattacccaATTAAAGTCATCATCAACGACCCAGAAATTAAAGTTCCAAAAAAGCTAGAAGATAAAAttcaattaaattaaaattaaataccgtGTCCCTGGctagttttgaaaagaaatggAATTGATCCCTGTCGATATCGGCGTCCAGTGCAAGATCAAGACCAAATACCCACCATCCTTTAGGAAGCTGCAAAGCAAAATAACTCTTCTTCTGAGGCATAAACCACCCCCCCAGCCATGCACCTCTTATGGCATATATTCCCCATAAAGGTACGAAGCCCATCAAACCAATCTGTCAcgccaaaagaaattaaatatatcaattatataaataattagTCAGTTTCCAAGAACCCCTCGATCTCTTGTTGTGGGTGAAAATTAAGAACCAACTTCAGAAGAGGGTCAAGCTAAAAATTAAGACCAATTACGTACGTACCATGGTTTCCGGGAATAATAAAACACTGAGGTCCATCACCAGGCACCGCCGCCGCATCCTTGGCAATGGGCGGCTGAAGGGCATACTCGAAAGGACGAAAGAGGCGCCTCTCATAGGTGAACTCCGACGGATTAGGATACCTATAAATTATAATAGAAGCAAAATTTTACGACTTAAACATGTTTTACAAAAATAGCAtatgaccatatatatatatatatattgatattaaTTAGTATGTAGTAACGCTACACACAATGAGAAATTTATAGCTAGCAGACCAAAATTTAAATTGCATACAATTTCTTCTGCTCGACTGCGAAAATTTAACTTAATTTAGATTGCAGCTCATACATTTTAATGcaacttaaaacaaaaatatataaaaatacacaaaatacaTAGTCGTATTATTAATGATCTTATTAATTATAACAATGGGTTCTTTGAACACTATCAATAATCCTTGAAAAGTATCCCCTCTTTAAGTAAGTGaatattgttgatgatgattcGGTTATCTCGTAATGATAATTTGTCGCCTAAGGAATGACTGTCCTTAATTATTATGAGATATTGGACATGAGTTTGTGAAATATATTTAGCTCAAATTAGAGGTCTTACGAAACTGTTTGAAGATGAACAATTTCTAGTAGCATATATTCAAAACTCATAGACAATTAATTAGACAAAGAGTTAATCAAAGAATCTATATTCTGTATTTTGTGGCTAAGATGGCTCAAACAGTACTTTAAATATATTTGTTCCCATTGTGATTTTGCTCACGGGAGATAGCAGATTGAGTTTCATTATGTGTGAGGGATTTAGACAGTACGTAGATCGAACATGTGTATTAATGCTCTAATAGCAAGCACCACCAATTTACGCATATCCCTAGCAAGTGTTAAGGTAAGATTAGAAgtaacataaatttcttacaaattagtttgtatGAAATTCATACAAATCAATTAACATGTGTCCTTTTGAACAAATTAAGTCAAAATATGAATTAGTTAAAATTTCAAAGTGTCAAAATATgaattatgaataaaaaatattcaactTACGCAAGATCCCCTCCAATGAGCAGTAAGTTTCCACGTGGTAAGTCAAGCTCTGAATTACTAGTACTAGTGCAACGAATGGAAGGCTGAGCAAGTAGGCGTGCGACAGTATAGGTTGAGTTCCCACCATCCCCAGTATCAGCCATGAAATCAAACCATAGTTCTACCTCTTTACTAAattgatcatataaaaaatcGCCTTGTTGGGCTCCATCTTGAAACTGATTCGTTGCTGCCTGATCGAAAATGGGAGAAAGGGCCGGGGAAGATATGTAAAAAGATATCAAAACATTATGATGCAAAACCAGATAGTTTATCTTTTCCCTACAAAAACTACAAGGAGCTCATTAATTATCATTAGATCGAGGATATAAGAATTGAAGAGAGATCGAGTACTTATTTTATCATCTAGCTagatcataaaagaaaataaacatatatacttAATTGGAAATTAGAATTAATACAACTGAATTAGTTTGTGATACCTGCAATATCCGCATGTCAAAGCGACCTAGGAAGATATTTACTGATACCATGAGGTCGAAAACAGTCTTATACAGATCAGCTGATGTTCTGCATCAACTTGAAAATCTAATTATATAACAAATCCGGCCACCCTCCAAAAAGAGAGAACTTTTTTGGTGGGGGGCAAAGAAATAACAAGAAAAGATGAGATCGAGGAGATATACAATACGTACGTACCCTGAATACCAGGGAACCATATCTAAGAAATCAGGCTTCTTATGATTTTCCTTCTTCTCGTATTCTTTGCCGTCTGACCTGAGCAAATTAAAGAGCTTAGAGAACACTGATCATCAGTCCAGGCAATCAGCTTGAGGTCATAATTCATGTGAAACTAAGCTACAAAACACTACTTACTCAAATGACCTCTCCGCTATGTAATTGGCAATGTAAAGTCCTACGAGTGTCGTCCATGACGAGTAGACGAGATAGATTCCTTCCGATGAACCCGTAGCCGACCCACTTCTAAATaactgatcatatatatatataagagggaaaagaaaaaaaagcgaATGAAAAATCCAAAATATACATGTAGGTACGTAGGAAAATACAAGATGACATATGTAAGGAAAGTGCTATT is a window of Alnus glutinosa chromosome 4, dhAlnGlut1.1, whole genome shotgun sequence DNA encoding:
- the LOC133867337 gene encoding uncharacterized protein LOC133867337, with amino-acid sequence MVMNTRSGSQTNRQPVAPQEPAIQNNLQPPPNPPPGGGDQDRIAALEAQIEDLNAELLRMRTRQPNPEMNRDEREEEDHNSNINPRREDDRQGDLSRIIAELERRCTYMEMERKDKGRSVMVDKLLMGTDSPFTRRVADYQLPDKFKVPQILSYAGDRDPLDHLENFKAHLDLHGTPDEVACRAFPLTLSGNARDWFRKLPPNSVDQFKELSKIFLTEFLAFRTRKKPSGYLLSLHQQGNESLKEFMARFNREKATVEDPTEDMIFAAIYQGISPEEPLMKKLIRKQPSTLQGLMDKVEEFINQEETLKSMASSRLPRETAPEKKRKELKKADWEEQRQVKKFKDYNFTPLNAEISEVLMEIKRDPAFREPQKIPGLSAPRSTATGLLSPRPSSARRKASRECSPR